In a genomic window of Erigeron canadensis isolate Cc75 chromosome 5, C_canadensis_v1, whole genome shotgun sequence:
- the LOC122600957 gene encoding zinc transporter 1, with product MTLFSNKSTINLVLSLLVLLPIMVAAQCKVDDGDNNNNNKQESLKYKIAAILTILFAGGIGVGIPQLGKKVEALNPDNDIFFMIKAFAAGVILATGFIHILPDAFEHLSSPCLPHNPWGKFPFAGFVAMICAIGALMLDTFATSFYTKMHFNKQKAKQVVDVESSDVIDDHSGHVHVHAHATDGHAHGSLVSAHDLQLVRHRIISQVLELGIIVHSVIIGLSLGASQNISTIKSLLAALSFHQFFEGMGLGGCISQAKYKSISTAIMAIFFSLTTPIGIAVGIGISRNYREDSTTSLIVEGVLNSGSAGILIYMALVDLLAADFMNPRMQNSLRLQLGANVSLLLGAGCMSFLAIWA from the exons ATGACTCTCTTTTCAAACAAATCTACGATTAACTTAGTGTTGTCCCTTCTCGTGCTGCTACCTATCATGGTAGCAGCACAGTGCAAAGTGGACGACGGggacaacaataacaacaacaaacaaGAGTCCTTAAAATACAAAATAGCCGCTATTCTTACTATCCTATTTGCTGGGGGAATTGGTGTGGGCATCCCCCAGCTTGGCAAGAAAGTGGAAGCTTTGAACCCGGATAACGACATTTTTTTCATGATCAAAGCATTTGCAGCTGGTGTAATCCTAGCCACGGGTTTTATTCACATATTACCAGATGCTTTTGAGCATCTGTCATCACCCTGCCTGCCTCACAACCCATGGGGTAAGTTCCCATTTGCCGGTTTTGTTGCCATGATATGTGCCATTGGGGCTCTTATGTTGGACACCTTTGCAACCAGTTTTTATACAAAGATGCACTTTAATAAGCAAAAAGCAAAACAAGTGGTGGATGTGGAGAGTAGTGATGTTATTGATGATCATTCTGGGCATGTTCATGTTCATGCTCATGCCACAGATGGTCATGCTCATGGCTCTCTTGTATCGGCTCATGATCTACAGCTCGTTAGGCACCGTATCATCTCACAA GTGTTGGAACTTGGAATCATCGTTCACTCGGTGATAATTGGACTCTCTTTAGGGGCTTCACAAAATATCTCAACCATAAAGTCACTACTAGCAGCCTTGTCATTTCATCAGTTCTTTGAAGGCATGGGACTTGGTGGATGTATCTCTCAGGCAAAATATAAATCTATTTCAACAGCAATCATGGCGATATTTTTCTCGCTCACTACACCAATAGGAATTGCAGTAGGTATTGGAATATCAAGGAACTACAGAGAAGACAGCACTACATCTCTCATAGTCGAAGGTGTCCTGAACTCTGGTTCGGCAGGGATACTGATATACATGGCACTAGTTGACTTGCTGGCTGCAGATTTTATGAACCCGAGGATGCAGAACAGTTTAAGGCTTCAGTTAGGTGCAAATGTTTCGCTTCTTCTAGGGGCTGGATGTATGTCTTTCTTGGCCATATGGGCTTAA
- the LOC122600582 gene encoding metal tolerance protein 9-like, producing the protein MMEGDSGDTISDDTAAAHTTNLLLSPPQQQPSSWRLNIDQFRVLPHQTSPNSSSTGGFSGFHRLFRRTPKKRGKVQEYYKKQERLLEGFNEMETINEGCLPEGLTEDEMKNLAKSERMAITVSNAANLVLFIAKVYASIESRSLAVIASTLDSLLDLLSGFILWFTSHAMRNPNHFHYPIGKTRMQPVGIIVFASVMGTLGFQILLESVRQLVAQTKPDMNPDNEKWVIGIMVGVTVVKFMLMVYCKRFKNEIVRAYAQDHFFDVVTNSVGLASSVLAVRYKWWIDPVGAIIIALYTISTWARTVMENVRSLIGRTAPPDFLAKLTYLVWNHHEEIKHIDTVRAYTFGCQYFVEVDIVLPEDMLLHKAHNIGEMLQEKLEQLPEVERAFVHIDFEFSHRPEHKAKV; encoded by the exons atgatGGAAGGTGATAGTGGTGATACGATTTCTGATGACACGGCCGCTGCTCATACGACGAACCTCCTCCTTTCGCCGCCACAACAACAACCGTCTTCATGGAGACTTAACATTGATCAATTTCGAGTACTGCCTCATCAAACGTCGCCGAATTCTAGTTCAACCGGTGGATTCTCTGGTTTTCACCGTTTGTTCCGTCGTACTCCAA AGAAGCGTGGAAAGGTTCAAGAGTACTACAAGAAACAGGAACGACTACTTGAAGGGTTCAATGAGATGGAAACAATCAATGAAGGATGTTTACCTGAAGGCTTGACCGAG GATGAAATGAAGAATCTCGCTAAAAGTGAGAGAATGGCGATCACTGTGTCAAATGCGGCTAATTTGGTCCTTTTCATAGCAAAAGTTTATGCTTCTATTGAGAGTAGATCTCTGGCTGTCATTGCATCAACATTGGACTCACTCTTGGACTTGTTATCCGGATTTATATTATGGTTTACTTCACATGCCATGAGAAACCCGAATCACTTTCATTATCCAATTGGGAAGACCAGAATGCAGCCTGTT GGGATCATTGTCTTTGCGTCGGTAATGGGTACCCTTGGGTTCCAAATATTGCTCGAGTCTGTTAGACAACTGGTTGCCCAA ACTAAACCTGACATGAATCCTGATAATGAAAAATGGGTGATTGGCATCATGGTTGGTGTCACAGTGGTGAAGTTTATGCTCATGGTCTATTGCAAGAGATTTAAGAATGAAATAGTAAGGGCTTATGCTCAAGATCATTTCTTTGATGTTGTCACCAATTCTGTTGGATTGGCTTCATCTGTTTTAGCCGTTCGCTATAAGTGGTGGATTGACCCCGTGGGAGCTATAATC ATTGCACTCTATACGATCAGTACATGGGCGAGGACAGTTATGGAGAACGTCCGGTCACTAATAGGGAGAACGGCTCCACCAGACTTTTTAGCAAAACTGACTTATTTGGTATGGAACCATCATGAGGAAATAAAGCATATTGACACAGTGAGAGCATATACATTTGGTTGTCAATACTTTGTGGAGGTAGACATTGTGTTGCCAGAAGATATGTTGCTCCACAAAGCTCATAATATTGGGGAAATGCTGCaagaaaaacttgaacaattacctGAAGTTGAACGTGCCTTTGTTCATATCGACTTTGAGTTCAGTCACAGACCTGAACACAAAGCCAAGGTCTGA
- the LOC122601639 gene encoding uncharacterized protein LOC122601639 — MDTRPTFWKAQCMTRGKNYRGVPDRVPCRWVVVGTSRNKLGMFQITKWVESHNCYGEVISNNNRCMTASMIASEILPNVREELTYKVRQIQAQVKATFNVDVSYAKAWNARRITIERLYGTWPSNFDALPRYVVELQLSNPDTVVEWLHSPTSSSHIQEFKFVFWAFRPATRAFQRCIPVIFVDDTHLKGSYKGKLLTVLMKNANGQLLPVAFALVDEESNESWAWFLNLFEEHVGSQRQGDLCIISDRHQGILNAVNQIQGWHHRYCLRHVCSNVNSHFKNRRIKNLAWVIGFTSQSSKYTWAVREIKGEDDDVWPYPRNIGLDKWTLRHDSGLRRWGNLTTNIAECQNKILGKARMLPIRALIETHLPGQETILSTNTGGLTVGTHH; from the coding sequence ATGGATACAAGGCCAACGTTTTGGAAAGCACAGTGCATGACAAGGGGGAAGAATTATCGTGGTGTTCCGGACCGGGTCCCGTGTAGGTGGGTTGTAGTTGGAACAAGCAGAAACAAGTTAGGCATGTTTCAGATCACAAAGTGGGTGGAGAGTCACAATTGCTATGGAGAAGTGATATCTAACAACAACCGATGTATGACAGCAAGTATGATTGCTTCTGAAATTTTGCCTAACGTGCGGGAAGAGTTAACTTATAAAGTCAGACAGATCCAGGCGCAAGTAAAAGCAACTTTCAATGTGGATGTGAGCTACGCCAAGGCATGGAATGCAAGAAGGATAACAATTGAAAGGTTGTATGGAACTTGGCCGAGTAACTTTGATGCATTGCCCAGGTATGTTGTCGAATTACAACTTTCTAACCCTGACACTGTTGTTGAATGGCTCCATTCGCCAACTAGTTCAAGCCACATACAAGAATTCAAGTTTGTATTCTGGGCTTTTAGACCGGCGACTAGGGCATTCCAACGTTGTATTCCAGTGATCTTTGTCGATGACACTCATTTGAAAGGCAGCTACAAGGGTAAGTTGCTAACTGTATTGATGAAGAACGCCAATGGACAACTATTGCCGGTCGCTTTTGCCTTGGTTGATGAAGAGTCTAATGAAAGTTGGGCATGGTTTCTAAATCTCTTTGAAGAGCATGTCGGATCGCAGCGGCAGGGTGATTTGTGTATCATTTCAGACCGTCACCAAGGCATTCTTAATGCAGTGAACCAAATTCAGGGTTGGCATCATCGGTATTGTTTGAGGCACGTTTGTAGCAATGTGAACTCGCACTTCAAGAACAGGAGAATCAAAAATCTTGCTTGGGTTATCGGTTTCACTTCCCAATCATCCAAGTATACTTGGGCGGTGAGGGAAATCAAGggtgaagatgatgatgtttgGCCGTATCCGAGAAATATTGGTCTAGATAAGTGGACTCTAAGGCACGACTCGGGGCTTCGCCGTTGGGGTAACTTAACGACAAACATTGCCGAGTGCCAAAACAAAATCCTTGGTAAGGCTCGAATGCTACCCATTAGAGCTTTAATTGAGACACATTTACCTGGACAAGAGACCATTTTGTCAACCAATACCGGAGGGCTAACAGTTGGAACCCACCACTAA
- the LOC122599513 gene encoding DCN1-like protein 1, with protein MNKLGKEQREKLQQFTEITGTSEKAGRQALKATDWHVERAIDAFYSQPQLQVKSSLDSRLIEALYSRYKDPYEDMIMADGVSNFCNDLRVDPQDIVMLVVSWHMKAATMCEFSKQEFVGGLQSLGIDSLEKFRERLPVIRSEIKDNAKFKEIYIFAFGWAKEKGQKSLTLDTAIGMWRLLFAEKQWPLVEHWCQFLQKEHNKAISQDTWAQLLEFATNVVPGLANYDPEGAWPYLIDEFVEFLTEKAVIQKDAGKKL; from the exons ATG AACAAGTTAGGCAAAGAACAGCGCGAGAAGCTCCAACAGTTCACCGAAATCACCGGCACAAG TGAGAAAGCTGGACGTCAGGCTTTGAAAGCAACTGATTGGCATGTTGAAAGAGCAATTGATGCATTCTACAGTCAACCTCAGCTTCAAGTCAAATCATCTCTTGATTCAAGACTTATTGAGGCACTATACTCTCGATATAAAG ATCCATATGAGGATATGATTATGGCTGATGGTGTTAGTAACTTCTGCAATGACCTAAGG GTAGACCCTCAAGATATTGTCATG TTGGTTGTCTCGTGGCACATGAAGGCTGCTACCATGTGTGAATTTTCCAAGCAGGAGTTTGTTGGTGGCCTGCAATCTCTTGG AATTGATTCATTGGAGAAGTTTCGTGAGCGATTGCCAGTTATACGTTCTGAGATTAAGGATAATG CAAAGTTTAAGGAGATCTATATCTTTGCATTTGGATGGGCAAAGGAGAAG GGTCAGAAGTCCTTGACATTGGATACGGCTATAGGGATGTGGCGATTGCTGTTTGCTGAAAAACAGTGGCCATTGGTTGAACATTGGTGCCAATTCTTGCAG AAGGAGCATAATAAAGCAATTTCCCAGGACACTTGGGCCCAACTTCTGGAGTTTGCAACC AATGTGGTTCCTGGACTTGCAAATTATGATCCTGAAGGTGCGTGGCCATATCTAATTGATGAGTTTGTGGAGTTCTTAACTGAGAAAGCTGTAATTCAAAAGGACGCGGGGAAGAAGTTGTAA